The following are from one region of the Halarcobacter sp. genome:
- a CDS encoding TRAP transporter small permease has protein sequence MIIFKIISKTIGFINQSIAAIGISAGVAVAFTNVVARYVFDASLVWASELSVYLFLWSVFFGAAYCFKKDAHIAVTIVLDAMPSRLAKVMLLLSHIVTIVFLIAVAYYGYEYLLLVIDLDERSIDMWDMPMWIPYLVIPVSFAFAAYRVAERIHAILSTPHDRILKESEAEHVLAEMGIGARRNQENENVKELNDMVKEVEKKTGGML, from the coding sequence ATGATTATATTTAAAATTATAAGTAAAACTATTGGTTTTATAAACCAATCAATTGCAGCCATTGGTATTTCAGCTGGTGTTGCAGTTGCATTTACAAATGTAGTAGCAAGATATGTATTTGATGCCTCACTAGTTTGGGCATCAGAATTAAGTGTATACTTGTTTTTATGGAGTGTATTTTTTGGTGCAGCATATTGCTTTAAGAAAGATGCACATATTGCAGTAACAATTGTACTTGATGCTATGCCATCAAGATTAGCAAAAGTGATGTTACTATTGTCTCATATTGTTACAATTGTATTTTTAATTGCAGTTGCATATTATGGTTATGAATATCTACTTCTTGTAATAGACTTAGATGAAAGATCTATAGATATGTGGGATATGCCTATGTGGATTCCATATTTAGTAATTCCTGTATCATTTGCTTTTGCAGCATATAGAGTTGCTGAAAGAATACATGCAATTTTATCTACACCACATGACAGAATTCTAAAAGAGAGTGAAGCTGAACATGTTTTAGCTGAAATGGGTATTGGTGCAAGAAGAAACCAAGAAAATGAAAATGTTAAGGAATTAAATGACATGGTCAAAGAAGTAGAAAAGAAAACAGGAGGGATGCTATGA
- a CDS encoding TRAP transporter large permease subunit produces MSLAVLFAIFFFLVILGTPISICLGASTFVTLMLFTDISPIEISAMIFEKVHHYSLMAIPMFIFAGNLLSKGSAAQRIIEFAKSCVGHLPGGLPISAIFASIIFAAVSGSSPATVVAIGSIMFGAIMQAGYPKKYAIGTIATSGSLGILIPPSIVLIVYGVTAEVSIGKLFMAGVIPGLMLGIMLMAVTYIGARRLGFERTEPQPMKVRLAKMKDASWGLFTIVLVIGGIYGGIFTPTEAAAVACVWAFIVSVFIYKDIKLSRIYITALESAKTTAMIMFIIANAMLFAHFLTIENIPHMITEALVEANVNKYMFLLMVNLLLILAGSFMEPSAIIMIMVPLLLPVAVALGIDPIHFGILITVNMELGMVSPPVGLNLFVTSGLTGMSIKDVIVAAFPWTMTILFGLILITYIPDISLFLPNLMYGN; encoded by the coding sequence ATGAGTTTAGCTGTATTATTTGCAATATTTTTCTTCCTTGTTATTTTAGGAACACCAATCTCAATCTGTTTAGGTGCTTCAACTTTTGTAACATTAATGTTATTTACAGATATTTCACCTATTGAAATCTCAGCAATGATTTTTGAGAAAGTTCACCACTACTCATTAATGGCAATTCCAATGTTTATTTTTGCAGGTAACTTACTTTCTAAAGGTAGTGCAGCACAAAGAATTATTGAGTTTGCAAAATCTTGTGTGGGACACTTACCTGGTGGTCTTCCAATTTCAGCTATTTTTGCATCTATTATTTTTGCTGCTGTTTCTGGTTCATCTCCTGCAACTGTTGTTGCTATTGGTTCAATTATGTTTGGTGCAATTATGCAAGCTGGTTATCCAAAAAAATATGCAATTGGTACAATTGCAACTTCTGGTTCATTAGGAATTCTGATTCCACCATCAATTGTATTAATCGTATATGGTGTAACTGCAGAAGTTTCTATTGGTAAACTATTTATGGCTGGTGTTATTCCAGGACTTATGCTTGGTATTATGTTAATGGCTGTAACATATATTGGTGCTAGAAGACTTGGATTTGAAAGAACAGAACCACAACCTATGAAAGTTAGACTTGCAAAGATGAAAGATGCTTCATGGGGACTATTTACAATCGTTCTTGTAATTGGTGGTATCTATGGAGGTATATTTACTCCAACTGAAGCAGCAGCTGTTGCTTGTGTTTGGGCATTTATTGTTTCTGTATTTATTTACAAAGATATTAAATTATCAAGAATTTATATTACAGCTTTAGAGTCAGCAAAAACTACAGCAATGATTATGTTTATTATTGCAAATGCTATGTTATTTGCTCACTTCTTAACTATTGAGAATATTCCTCATATGATTACTGAAGCATTAGTAGAAGCAAATGTAAATAAATATATGTTCTTACTTATGGTTAACTTACTTCTAATTCTAGCTGGTTCATTTATGGAACCAAGTGCAATTATTATGATTATGGTTCCATTATTACTTCCAGTTGCCGTTGCACTGGGAATTGATCCAATTCACTTTGGTATTTTAATTACAGTAAATATGGAGTTAGGAATGGTTTCCCCACCTGTTGGACTGAATCTGTTTGTTACATCAGGTCTTACAGGAATGAGTATAAAAGATGTAATCGTCGCCGCATTCCCTTGGACAATGACTATTTTATTTGGACTTATATTAATCACATATATTCCAGATATATCATTGTTCTTACCAAACTTGATGTATGGAAATTAA
- a CDS encoding TRAP transporter substrate-binding protein yields MTATLKLVIFSIVIMPILLFTGCGEKKKEQKILEVQEAPIMGEYILKFSHVVSPNTPKGKAASYFEKRLEELTKGRIDVQVYPSSQLYKDNAVLKALKLDSVQMAAPSFSKFGKIVPQLALFDLPFLFKDMAHLHRVQDTEVGQKLKDMVNSKGYIALNFWDNHFKQLSSSKKPLILPEDAQGQKFRIMSSKVLEEQFKAIGANPQMMPFSEVYSGLQQGVIDGQENTNSNIYTKKFHEVQKYLTVTNHGYLGYLVVMSEKFWNSLPEGLQNAVVQAMSEATVKEREYAEELNTKQFNLIKEYAKQTGKLEIINLTKEQKDAWRKAVSKIYPDFYDKNKIGEDLIKGALATE; encoded by the coding sequence ATGACGGCAACATTAAAATTAGTAATTTTTAGTATTGTTATTATGCCAATACTATTATTTACTGGTTGTGGGGAAAAGAAAAAAGAACAGAAAATTTTAGAAGTTCAAGAAGCTCCAATAATGGGTGAATATATTCTTAAGTTTTCACATGTGGTAAGTCCAAATACTCCTAAAGGTAAGGCTGCAAGTTATTTTGAAAAAAGACTTGAAGAGCTTACAAAAGGTAGAATTGATGTACAAGTATATCCATCATCTCAACTTTATAAAGATAATGCTGTTTTAAAAGCATTAAAACTTGATTCTGTTCAAATGGCAGCTCCAAGTTTTTCTAAATTTGGGAAAATTGTACCTCAGTTAGCACTTTTTGATTTACCTTTTCTATTTAAAGATATGGCCCATTTACATAGAGTTCAAGATACAGAAGTGGGTCAAAAGCTGAAAGACATGGTTAACTCTAAAGGTTATATTGCTCTTAACTTTTGGGATAATCATTTCAAACAATTGTCTTCTTCTAAAAAACCTTTAATTCTTCCTGAAGATGCCCAAGGTCAAAAATTTAGAATTATGTCATCTAAAGTCTTAGAAGAACAATTTAAAGCTATTGGGGCTAATCCTCAAATGATGCCATTTTCAGAGGTGTATTCAGGATTACAACAAGGTGTAATTGATGGACAGGAAAACACTAACTCAAATATCTATACAAAAAAATTTCATGAAGTTCAAAAGTATTTAACAGTGACAAATCATGGATATTTAGGATATTTAGTAGTTATGTCTGAAAAATTTTGGAACTCTTTACCAGAGGGATTACAAAATGCTGTTGTGCAAGCGATGAGTGAAGCAACGGTGAAGGAGAGGGAGTATGCTGAAGAGTTAAATACCAAGCAATTTAACTTGATTAAAGAGTATGCAAAACAAACAGGTAAGTTAGAGATAATAAATCTAACAAAAGAGCAAAAAGATGCTTGGAGAAAAGCTGTTAGTAAAATCTATCCTGATTTTTATGATAAAAATAAAATTGGGGAAGATTTAATTAAAGGCGCTTTAGCAACGGAGTAA
- a CDS encoding manganese efflux pump MntP family protein, with protein sequence MFEVLLLSFALAMDAFAVSIGLGVKNKTFNKFLALKIGIFFGFFQGFMPLIGFLASVGLGSFIESIDHWVAFFLLSLIGGKMLYESFGESTEDEISIITNKVLLILAIATSIDAMAAGFTLNLLELNPYYSMIIIALVTFVFSFIGNFLGTRGGEFLEDKAEKIGGVVLIGIGLKILIEHTLLS encoded by the coding sequence TTGTTTGAAGTACTACTTTTATCTTTTGCTTTAGCTATGGATGCTTTTGCTGTATCTATAGGTTTGGGAGTAAAAAATAAAACATTTAATAAGTTTTTAGCACTAAAAATAGGTATATTTTTTGGTTTCTTTCAAGGTTTTATGCCTTTAATTGGGTTTTTAGCAAGTGTTGGATTAGGAAGTTTTATTGAATCAATTGATCATTGGGTTGCATTTTTCCTTTTAAGTTTAATTGGTGGAAAAATGTTATATGAAAGTTTTGGTGAAAGTACTGAAGATGAAATTAGTATTATTACAAATAAAGTTTTATTAATACTTGCAATTGCTACAAGTATAGATGCAATGGCTGCTGGATTTACCTTAAATTTATTAGAATTAAATCCATACTATTCGATGATAATTATTGCTCTTGTTACTTTTGTTTTTTCTTTTATTGGAAATTTCTTAGGAACTAGAGGTGGAGAGTTTTTAGAAGATAAAGCAGAGAAAATAGGAGGAGTAGTTCTAATAGGAATTGGTCTTAAAATTTTAATAGAACATACTCTTTTATCTTAA
- a CDS encoding hybrid sensor histidine kinase/response regulator has product MKNKFSILILDDVEENIYSLQLLIEEFDVDIYTALNATDAIQILMDNDVDLILSDIQMPDIDGFQFVEYIKGIDKLKDIPIIFITGIYDKDAYQQKGYDLGVIEYISKPIDVNLLSSKLKVYIDLFHKNKETKESLQEANKLVVHNTKMASIGEMIGVISHQLKQPLNILSLYCDDIKYSYDYGELDKEAIDEFSENTKLQIHHMRDTIDGFLEFFKADKDKKSFSIRKTLDGSFELVDSVIKKNNVQLEIDFQNDFTLKGVEMELTQVLMNIVTNSIQAFQDRNIDDRKIALEVYSKDDKNYLTISDNAGGIDEQDLEKVFDPYYTTKSEGTGIGLYMVKLVVKNSFEGNLTLENSNVGVKFIMEFDKIQE; this is encoded by the coding sequence ATGAAAAATAAGTTCTCAATTTTAATTTTAGATGATGTTGAAGAGAATATTTACTCTTTACAACTGTTAATTGAAGAGTTTGATGTTGATATTTATACAGCATTAAATGCAACAGATGCCATTCAAATATTAATGGACAATGATGTAGATTTAATCTTAAGTGATATCCAAATGCCAGATATAGATGGTTTCCAATTTGTGGAATATATAAAAGGGATTGATAAGCTAAAAGATATACCTATTATTTTTATCACAGGTATTTATGATAAAGATGCTTACCAACAAAAAGGTTATGATTTAGGTGTTATTGAGTATATCTCTAAACCAATTGATGTAAACCTTTTAAGTTCTAAATTAAAAGTTTATATTGATTTATTTCATAAAAATAAAGAAACAAAAGAGTCTTTACAAGAAGCAAATAAACTAGTTGTTCATAATACAAAAATGGCTTCTATTGGTGAGATGATAGGGGTGATTTCACATCAATTGAAACAGCCTTTAAATATCTTATCTTTATATTGTGATGATATAAAATATTCATATGATTATGGAGAACTAGATAAAGAAGCTATTGATGAATTTTCTGAGAATACTAAACTTCAAATACACCATATGAGAGATACAATTGATGGTTTCTTAGAGTTTTTCAAAGCTGATAAAGATAAAAAAAGTTTTTCAATTAGAAAAACTCTTGATGGAAGTTTTGAATTGGTTGATTCGGTTATTAAGAAAAACAATGTTCAACTTGAAATAGACTTTCAAAATGACTTTACACTAAAAGGTGTAGAGATGGAGTTAACACAAGTTTTAATGAATATAGTAACAAACTCAATTCAAGCTTTTCAAGATAGAAATATAGATGATAGAAAAATAGCATTAGAAGTTTATTCAAAAGATGATAAAAACTATTTAACAATCAGCGATAACGCTGGAGGAATAGATGAACAAGATTTAGAAAAAGTATTTGACCCTTATTATACAACTAAATCTGAAGGTACTGGTATTGGACTTTATATGGTTAAACTTGTTGTTAAAAACTCTTTTGAGGGTAATTTAACTTTAGAAAATTCAAATGTTGGTGTTAAGTTTATAATGGAGTTTGATAAAATTCAAGAATAG
- the zupT gene encoding zinc transporter ZupT — protein MFELYGIEDYLYAFLLTLFAGLSTSFGAIIAFYSKAKSDILLSLGLGFSAGVMIYVSFMEILQKAKDSFIQITSNEIISETYVLICFFGGILLSAIIDKLIPEDVNPHEPKSYNELEELKPNHKIKNKQTLHRTGVFTALAIGIHNFPEGFATFISSLNDISIGITIALAIAIHNIPEGMAISLPIYHATNNKKKAFWYSTLSGFAEPIGAIVGFFILFPIMGQATLGVTFGIVAGIMIYISFDELLPAARVYGNAHTTIFGLVLGMFIMALSLLSFNFIS, from the coding sequence ATGTTTGAGTTATATGGGATAGAAGATTATTTATACGCTTTTTTATTAACTTTATTTGCTGGACTATCTACTTCTTTTGGAGCAATTATAGCTTTTTATTCAAAAGCTAAAAGTGATATTTTACTTTCACTTGGTCTTGGTTTTTCAGCAGGAGTTATGATTTATGTTTCTTTTATGGAGATATTACAAAAAGCAAAAGATTCATTTATCCAAATTACTTCAAATGAAATTATTTCAGAAACATATGTTTTAATCTGTTTTTTTGGAGGGATACTTTTAAGTGCTATAATCGACAAGTTAATACCTGAAGATGTAAATCCCCACGAACCAAAATCTTATAATGAATTAGAAGAATTAAAACCAAATCATAAAATTAAAAATAAACAAACACTTCATAGAACAGGTGTTTTTACAGCCTTAGCTATTGGTATTCATAATTTCCCAGAGGGTTTTGCTACATTTATCTCTTCATTAAATGATATCTCAATAGGAATAACTATCGCTTTAGCTATTGCAATTCATAACATCCCTGAAGGAATGGCTATTTCCTTACCTATATATCATGCAACAAATAATAAGAAAAAAGCTTTTTGGTACTCAACACTTTCAGGCTTTGCAGAACCAATTGGAGCTATTGTAGGATTTTTTATACTTTTTCCAATAATGGGACAAGCAACTCTTGGTGTAACTTTTGGGATAGTTGCTGGAATTATGATATATATCTCTTTTGATGAACTATTACCAGCTGCAAGGGTTTATGGAAATGCCCATACCACAATATTTGGTCTAGTTTTAGGTATGTTTATAATGGCTTTAAGTCTCTTATCTTTTAATTTTATCTCATAA
- a CDS encoding FIST C-terminal domain-containing protein has protein sequence MKSIKYYEKLEVFIETNKNSKSKFFLLVSENFNFNFDLLNSTGLDFKGAIVPQIVYEDFNTDKGMVACELDDSIGAFILEDMTSIDIDKEQLQAFDSIMLIVDGLSKHITTFLEAVFQTLPMKSEIIGGGAGKLTLKQEPVIFSKNGMFKDAAIILAGKSTLNVGVENGWEYLEGPFIVTSAEKNILKSLNFKNAFDVYKEFVEKSSGLKFDEMDFFDIAKAYPLGIVKFNNEIVVRDPIGLDDNGNIILVGDIEQNSTINILKGEKEKLINSSAIAIDNAIKKVDDKNRIKHFVLFDCISRTIFLEKDFKKELASIKEPMPNRRVFGALTLGEIANNGNEYINFYNKTCVVGALC, from the coding sequence ATGAAAAGTATTAAATATTATGAAAAACTAGAAGTTTTTATTGAAACAAATAAAAACAGCAAAAGTAAATTTTTTCTTTTAGTTTCTGAGAATTTTAATTTCAATTTTGATTTATTAAATAGTACAGGCTTAGATTTTAAAGGAGCAATTGTTCCTCAAATTGTATATGAAGATTTTAATACAGATAAAGGGATGGTTGCTTGTGAATTAGATGATAGTATTGGAGCTTTTATTTTAGAAGATATGACAAGTATTGATATAGATAAAGAGCAGTTACAAGCGTTTGATTCAATTATGCTTATTGTTGATGGTCTTAGTAAACATATAACTACTTTTTTAGAAGCTGTATTTCAAACCTTACCAATGAAAAGTGAAATTATTGGCGGTGGAGCAGGGAAATTAACATTAAAGCAAGAACCAGTTATTTTTTCAAAAAATGGTATGTTTAAAGATGCTGCTATAATATTAGCAGGAAAATCAACTTTAAATGTTGGGGTTGAAAATGGCTGGGAATATTTAGAAGGTCCATTTATAGTAACTTCTGCTGAAAAGAATATTTTAAAATCACTTAATTTTAAAAATGCTTTTGATGTATATAAAGAGTTTGTTGAAAAAAGTAGTGGTTTAAAATTTGATGAGATGGATTTTTTTGATATTGCAAAAGCATATCCATTGGGAATTGTAAAATTCAATAATGAAATTGTTGTAAGAGACCCAATAGGTTTAGATGATAATGGAAATATTATACTTGTTGGAGATATTGAACAAAATTCAACTATAAATATTTTAAAAGGTGAAAAAGAGAAGCTAATAAACTCTTCAGCTATTGCTATAGATAATGCAATAAAAAAAGTAGATGATAAAAATAGAATAAAACATTTTGTACTTTTTGATTGTATATCTAGAACAATATTTTTAGAAAAAGATTTTAAAAAAGAGCTTGCAAGTATAAAAGAGCCAATGCCAAACAGAAGAGTTTTTGGTGCCTTAACATTAGGTGAAATTGCAAATAATGGAAATGAATACATAAATTTCTATAATAAAACTTGTGTGGTGGGAGCATTATGCTAG
- a CDS encoding HAMP domain-containing sensor histidine kinase — translation MLVNNLAITYKCYSSIGNSLDLSIMMKEVLRTFVSETYAVYGLYSIIEDEDIKEFASFGKIDSFDPSLYDDYKEVINKIYEEDKIILILRLEHGSMYLVVKQLDSDVDFFISMFESFITKLNLSIKSCLNVHKMKKNNELLREQKKELELANKSKDDFLANMSHELKTPLNSINVISSVMKENKNGNLSPRDIKNLEIIQSSGNYLLDLINDVLDLSKLESGRIVVDYSEVNLQKLLEDIYNMFLPQTKEKGVNLYFEFDKNIDPLIYSDEKKIKQIVKNLLSNAVKFVEKGKSIYLCVKDEDEQINISVKDEGIGIPENRLSDIFDRFKQADSSTTRKFGGTGLGLAITKELLELLKGSIFVKSKVGMGTTFYVTIPKNDDAIKCLDILTLDDENNKIKKAVEVDKQVASKNILIYNTDAVKFINIVITLQKNHKLTQVRNMEELLEKIDNSFDVLIVDSKGLSKHELNIIKETYKNDIYVIKDNIVDIPDIIDFIGR, via the coding sequence ATGCTAGTAAATAATTTAGCTATAACATATAAATGTTACAGTTCAATAGGAAACTCTTTAGATCTTTCAATAATGATGAAAGAAGTACTAAGAACATTTGTAAGTGAAACTTATGCTGTTTATGGTCTTTATTCAATTATTGAAGATGAAGATATTAAAGAGTTTGCATCTTTTGGAAAGATTGATAGTTTTGATCCATCTTTATATGATGATTATAAAGAGGTAATAAACAAGATTTATGAAGAGGATAAGATAATTTTGATTTTAAGATTAGAACATGGTTCTATGTATCTAGTTGTAAAACAATTAGATTCAGATGTAGACTTTTTTATTTCTATGTTTGAAAGTTTTATCACAAAATTAAATCTTAGTATAAAGTCATGTCTAAATGTACATAAAATGAAAAAAAACAATGAACTTTTAAGGGAACAAAAAAAAGAGTTAGAACTTGCAAATAAATCAAAAGATGATTTTTTGGCCAATATGAGCCATGAATTAAAAACACCTCTAAACTCTATAAATGTAATCTCTTCTGTGATGAAAGAGAATAAAAATGGAAACCTATCTCCTAGAGATATAAAAAACCTTGAGATTATACAAAGTTCAGGTAATTATTTATTGGATTTGATAAATGATGTTTTAGATCTTTCAAAATTAGAATCAGGAAGAATTGTAGTTGATTATTCAGAAGTAAACTTACAAAAATTATTAGAAGATATTTATAATATGTTTCTTCCTCAAACAAAAGAAAAAGGTGTAAATTTATATTTTGAATTTGATAAAAATATAGACCCTTTAATATATAGTGATGAGAAAAAAATAAAACAGATTGTAAAAAATTTGTTAAGTAATGCTGTAAAATTTGTAGAGAAGGGTAAGTCTATTTATCTGTGTGTAAAAGATGAAGATGAACAAATAAACATTTCAGTAAAAGATGAAGGGATTGGAATCCCAGAAAATAGGTTAAGCGATATATTTGATAGATTTAAACAAGCAGATAGTAGCACAACAAGAAAGTTTGGTGGTACAGGTTTAGGTTTAGCTATTACAAAAGAGTTATTGGAACTTTTAAAAGGTTCAATCTTTGTAAAAAGTAAAGTTGGTATGGGTACAACTTTTTATGTAACTATTCCTAAAAATGATGATGCAATTAAGTGTTTAGATATTTTAACTTTAGATGATGAAAATAATAAAATAAAAAAAGCAGTTGAGGTTGATAAACAAGTAGCTAGTAAAAATATACTTATTTATAATACTGATGCAGTTAAGTTTATAAATATAGTTATAACTTTACAAAAAAATCATAAACTAACTCAAGTTAGAAATATGGAGGAACTTTTAGAAAAAATAGATAATAGCTTTGATGTTTTAATTGTTGATAGTAAAGGTTTATCAAAACATGAATTAAATATTATAAAAGAAACATATAAAAATGATATTTATGTAATAAAAGATAATATTGTAGATATACCAGATATAATAGATTTTATAGGGAGATAG
- a CDS encoding L-lactate dehydrogenase, with amino-acid sequence MSKLKIGVIGAGNVGAAIINALVLRNIGKELILFNRDKEKAIAEAMDIDDTIPLLSEMQIKATNDYKDLKDCSIIAITIGARQKENETRLELLGRNAKIMQDVVLNLDKYAPEAILLIVSNPVDILTRVAQEVSTRAHNKIFGSGTVLDTSRLRYQLGKELDVNRKNVHVHVIGEHGDSEFAVWSNAIIGSIKLEDFPLEDLASLEDLKNKVLSVTKKRAYEIIQRKGYTNFGVAVAVAKLIQCVIRDEKKIFSVSVKANKEYNLHENTVLSLPCVIGKDGAENRLILTLTKEEKEKLLEASNSLNNAYKNI; translated from the coding sequence ATGTCAAAATTAAAAATTGGTGTTATTGGAGCAGGAAATGTTGGTGCAGCTATAATAAATGCACTAGTATTAAGAAATATTGGAAAAGAATTAATACTTTTTAATAGGGATAAAGAAAAAGCTATCGCTGAAGCTATGGATATAGATGATACTATCCCTTTACTTTCAGAGATGCAAATCAAAGCAACAAATGATTACAAAGATTTAAAAGATTGTTCAATTATTGCTATTACTATTGGAGCAAGACAAAAAGAGAATGAAACAAGACTAGAGCTTCTAGGAAGAAATGCAAAAATTATGCAAGATGTTGTTTTAAATCTTGATAAATATGCACCTGAAGCTATATTACTTATTGTTTCAAACCCAGTTGATATCTTAACACGAGTTGCCCAAGAGGTATCAACAAGAGCTCATAATAAAATCTTTGGTTCTGGAACTGTTTTAGATACTTCCAGATTAAGATATCAACTTGGAAAAGAGCTAGATGTAAATAGGAAAAATGTTCATGTTCATGTAATAGGTGAACATGGAGATAGTGAATTTGCTGTTTGGTCTAATGCAATAATAGGTTCAATTAAACTTGAAGATTTCCCACTAGAAGATTTGGCTAGCCTTGAAGACTTAAAAAACAAAGTTTTATCAGTTACAAAAAAAAGAGCTTATGAGATTATACAAAGAAAAGGTTATACCAACTTTGGTGTGGCTGTTGCAGTTGCAAAACTAATACAATGTGTAATTAGAGATGAGAAGAAAATATTTTCTGTATCTGTTAAAGCAAATAAAGAATACAACTTACATGAAAATACAGTTCTTAGTTTACCTTGTGTTATAGGAAAAGATGGAGCAGAAAATAGACTTATTTTAACTTTAACAAAAGAGGAGAAAGAGAAACTATTAGAAGCCTCTAATAGTTTAAATAATGCCTATAAAAATATTTAA